Proteins co-encoded in one Prunus persica cultivar Lovell chromosome G6, Prunus_persica_NCBIv2, whole genome shotgun sequence genomic window:
- the LOC18774961 gene encoding RHOMBOID-like protein 1, protein MAAEPASSGPQMRVNSRRSYNVVHPVDIETPPLASPAPASSPDVYREVKHFKKWVVWLIPVFVVANVIMFIITMYVNNCPKNSINCIATFLGRFSFQPFKENPLLGPSSSTLQKMGALDVNKVVHRHQGWLLITCNWLHGGVFHLLANMLSLLVIGYRLEQEFGFVRIGLIYVISGLGGSLLSSLFIQTNISVGASGALFGLLGAMLSELVTNWTIYASKFGALFTLLIVIAINLAVGILPHVDNFAHIGGFLSGFFLGFVFLIRPQFGWVNQRYGPPGYASSEAKSKFKTYQCILWVLSVIILIVGFTVGLVMLLRGVDANKHCSWCHYLSCVPTSRWSCKTEPAYCMSSQTGNQLLLTCSSNGKNGTYTLANASSSQIQGLCSQLCS, encoded by the exons ATGGCGGCAGAGCCTGCATCTTCAGGACCCCAAATGAGAGTGAACTCCAGGCGGAGTTACAACGTGGTGCACCCAGTGGACATAGAGACACCTCCACTAGCTTCTCCAGCTCCAGCTTCATCCCCTGATGTGTATCGAGAGGTCAAGCATTTCAAGAAGTGGGTTGTTTGGCTGATAcctgtttttgttgttgccaaTGTTATTATGTTCATCATCACCATGTATGTCAACAACTGCCCTAAGAACTCGATCAATTGCATTGCCACGTTCTTGGGTAGGTTCTCCTTTCAGCCGTTTAAGGAGAACCCTCTTCTTGGACCATCATCTTCCAC GCTACAGAAGATGGGGGCTTTAGATGTAAATAAGGTGGTTCACAGACACCAGGGGTGGCTTCTCATCACTTGCAATTGGTTACATGGTGGTGTTTTCCATTTATTGGCTAATATGTTGAGCCTTTTGGTTATTGGGTATCGGCTAGAGCAAGAATTTGGCTTCG TCCGGATTGGGTTGATATATGTCATCTCTGGACTTGGTGGGAGTTTGTTGTCATCGCTTTTCATCCAAACAAACATCTCTGTTGGTGCTTCTGGTGCTCTTTTTGGATTGCTGGGAGCCATGCTTTCTGAACTTGTCACTAATTGGACAATATATGCTAGTAAG TTTGGAGCACTTTTCACCCTCCTGATTGTCATAGCAATCAATTTGGCAGTGGGAATTCTCCCACACGTTGACAACTTTGCTCACATTGGAGGATTTCTTTCGGGTTTTTTTCTCGGGTTTGTATTTCTTATCCGCCCCCAGTTCGGATGGGTTAACCAAAGATATGGTCCTCCAGGATACGCATCATCTGAAGCTAAATCGAAGTTCAAGACCTATCAGTGCATTTTGTGGGTCCTTTCTGTGATCATTTTAATTGTTGG GTTTACCGTTGGCCTGGTTATGCTTCTTCGGGGAGTTGATGCAAATAAACATTGCTCTTGGTGTCATTATTTGTCCTGTGTCCCTACTTCAAGATGGAGTTGCAAGACAGAGCCTGCATACTGCATG TCAAGCCAGACGGGCAATCAGCTCTTGTTAACATGCTCAAGCAATGGTAAGAACGGCACGTATACATTGGCAAATGCAAGCAGTTCTCAGATCCAGGGGCTGTGTTCTCAGCTTTGCAGTTGA
- the LOC18772312 gene encoding oxysterol-binding protein-related protein 3A, with the protein MAPKDPKQSGGFFASMASTLTNLGSAMTKSVNGIVGYEGLEVINPDGSSEDLEDEARKGRWKQEDRDGYWKVMQKYIGSDVTSLVTLPVLIFEPMTMLQKMAELMEYSHLLDLADECEDPYMRLVYASSFFISVYFAFQRTWKPFNPILGETYEMVNHGGITFISEQVSHHPPMSAGHAENEHFIYDITSKVKTKFLGNSIDIYPVGRTRLTLKKDGVVLDLAPPPTKVNNLIFGRTWVDSPGDMVLTNLTTGDKVVLYFQPCGWFGSGRYEVDGYVYNSAEEPKILMTGKWNESMSYQPCDSEGEPLPGTELKEVWRVADVPENDKFQYTHFAHKINSFDTAPKKLLASDSRLRPDRYALEQGDLSKAGFEKSSLEERQRDEKKNRVAKGQEFTPRWFDKTDEICPTTWDDLEVYRYNGKYTEHRAAVDNSDSVEAIDVKSIEFNPWQYENLAAA; encoded by the exons ATGGCTCCCAAGGATCCGAAGCAGAGTGGAGGTTTCTTCGCCTCGATGGCTTCCACTTTGACCAATCTTGGCAGCGCCATGACCAAATCCGTCAACGG CATAGTGGGTTATGAGGGGCTGGAGGTTATCAACCCAGATGGAAGCTCAGAAGATCTCGAAGACGAAGCAAGGAAAGGAAGGTGGAAGCAGGAG gaTCGGGATGGTTACTGGAAGGTGATGCAGAAGTATATAGGCTCTGACGTCACATCATTGGTGACCCTTCCAGTGCTTATTTTTGAGCCAATGACTATGCTACAGAAAATGGCAGAG CTGATGGAATACTCCCATCTGTTAGATCTGGCAGATGAATGTGAGGATCCATACATGAGATTGGTGTATGCAT CCTCATTTTTTATATCTGTTTACTTTGCCTTTCAACGAACCTGGAAGCCATTCAATCCAATACTTGGTGAGACTTATGAGATGGTTAACCATGGTGGCATTACGTTTATATCAGAACAA GTCAGTCATCACCCTCCTATGAGTGCTGGTCATGCTGAAAATGAGCATTTCATTTACGACATAACTTCGAAGGTGAAAACCAAATTTCTAGGGAACTCAATTGATATCTATCCAGTCGGAAG AACGCGTTTGACCCTAAAAAAAGATGGCGTAGTCCTTGATTTGGCACCCCCTCCAACAAAAGTTAACAACTTAATTTTTGGACGAACATGGGTTGATTCACCAGGAGATATGGTTCTGACCAATTTGACCACGGGGGACAAAGTTGTGCTATATTTTCAACCATGCGGCTGGTTTGG ATCTGGTCGCTATGAAGTAGATGGGTATGTTTATAATTCTGCCGAGGAACCTAAAATATTGATGACTGGAAAATGGAACGAGTCAATGAGTTATCAACCCTGTGACTCAGAAGGGGAACCACTTCCTGGCACTGAACTGAAAGAG GTGTGGAGAGTTGCTGATGTTCCAGAAAATGATAAATTCCAGTACACACATTTTGCTCATAAGATAAATAGCTTTGACACTGCTCCTAAGAAGTTATTGGCATCAGACTCTCGCTTGCGTCCTGATAGATACGCACTGGAGCAAGGTGACTTATCCAAAGCGGGTTTTGAAAAGagcag TCTGgaggagagacagagagatgagaagaaaaatcgAGTGGCAAAGGGACAGGAGTTTACTCCAAGATGGTTTGACAAAACAGATGAAATCTGTCCTACAACGTGGGATGACTTGGAAGTGTACCGTTACAATGGAAAATACACTGAACATCGGGCTGCAGTAGATAACTCAGACAGTGTTGAAGCGATTGACGTCAAATCAATAGAGTTCAACCCCTGGCAATATGAGAATTTGGCTGCTGCTTGA
- the LOC18774343 gene encoding telomere repeat-binding protein 5, with translation MVLQRRLDYGFNGYQVPEVPRASRSARGRVPIKKKLEANQIRAFEILASVAGKLLQESEHPLPTNDSCGKDAHFIFDDTTKSKQEKGNLSKEDPCERGSCDEQTLLCVGRMQECQQSYTLNGVSHSQENFSYEINRASKSFDHSESIYSNKIFSDSPLFGDSVEEKPRGVLKRKLETGPSKDMSIKDERTQILGNSEDIMKVEGMPPELVSCGHDVKTSFSGDCKNHDPLLCHCANIKVDSRDDDENCVRYAQPLSVVKEFEHPPDAGDEKINNLAASRHWRVAPERRIGGYSRNDGKIRQVYRHGRNCYTHQRSQKIYPFKKRKFFNRMPLATPDRGFNCESIFNSPDKRVNSDNYCAEIGPSSSTTGGQVPLKSSDCNVKLSIKSFKVPDLFIEIPATATVGSLKRTVMEAVTSILGDGLHVGILVRGKKVRDDNKTLLQTGISQDEKSRNLGFMLEPKRAKLTYSPRSKDPSLPSGRSRELTRHSASLVSQPGTSNVSPNPPVINFGGYVKRDLNAVPSLPSTSIEKTPQASQALVAVPPISMNALAVVPFHRKSGHPEYVQRRIRRPFSVPEVEALVQAVEKLGTGRWRDVKLRAFDGAKHRTYVDLKDKWKTLVHTARISAQQRRGEPVPQELLDRVLAAHACWSQRRAKQQVKAAV, from the exons ATGGTATTGCAGCGGAGGTTGGACTATGGCTTCAATGGCTACCAGGTGCCTGAGGTTCCTCGAGCTTCTAGATCAGCCAGG GGAAGGGTACCTATCAAGAAGAAACTAGAGGCCAATCAAATTCGTGCTTTTGAGATTTTGGCCAGTGTAGCTGGTAAGTTATTGCAGGAGAGTGAACATCCTCTGCCAACAAATGATTCTTGTGGAAAGGATGCGCATTTCATTTTTGATGATACCACTAAGAGCAAACAGGAGAAAGGAAACTTGTCAAAGGAAGACCCGTGTGAGCGCGGAAGCTGTGATGAGCAAACCCTTTTATGTGTGGGCAGGATGCAAGAGTGCCAACAAAGTTATACATTGAATGGGGTTTCACATTCTCAGGAAAATTTTAGTTATGAGATCAACCGAGCATCAAAAAGTTTTGATCATTCAGAGAGTATATATTCTAACAAAATATTCAGTGACTCTCCCTTATTTGGAGATTCTGTTGAAGAGAAGCCACGGGGTGTACTTAAGAGGAAGCTAGAGACTGGACCATCAAAGGATATGAGCATAAAGGATGAAAGAACCCAGATTTTAGGCAATTCTGAGGATATAATGAAAGTGGAAGGGATGCCTCCTGAACTGGTCAGTTGTGGGCATGATGTAAAGACTTCCTTTTCAGGGGACTGCAAAAATCATGATCCTTTACTCTGCCATTGTGCTAATATTAAAGTAGATAGTAGAGATGATGACGAAAACTGTGTTAGGTATGCCCAACCCCTCAGCGTGGTAAAAGAATTTGAGCACCCACCAGACGCCGGTgatgagaaaataaataatcttGCTGCGTCCAGGCACTGGAGAGTAGCTCCTGAGAGGAGGATTGGGGGTTATTCTAGAAATG ATGGGAAGATCAGGCAAGTTTACCGCCACGGGAGAAATTGTTATACACATCAAAGATCACAGAAGATTTATccttttaaaaagagaaagttcTTTAATCGGATGCCACTCGCTACACCTGATAGAGGGTTTAACTGTGAAAGCATATTTAATTCTCCTGATAAGAGAGTAAATAGTGACAACTACTGCGCAG AAATTGGACCATCATCCTCAACAACAGGTGGGCAAGTACCACTCAAGTCCAGTGATTGCAATG TGAAGCTTAGTATTAAATCCTTCAAGGTTCCCGATCTCTTTATTGAAATTCCTGCAACCGCAACTGTTGGTTCATTGAAG AGGACAGTAATGGAGGCAGTAACATCCATACTTGGAGATGGATTACATGTTGGCATCCTGGTCCGGGGAAAAAAGGTCAGAGATGACAACAAAACTCTACTTCAGACTGGGATTTCTCAGGATGAGAAGAGTCGTAATTTGGGCTTTATGTTGGAGCCAAAACGTGCAAAGCTTACATATTCTCCACGCAGCAAAGATCCTTCTTTGCCATCTGGCAGATCTCGGGAGTTAACCAG GCATTCTGCATCTTTGGTGTCACAACCGGGGACTTCAAATGTCTCCCCAAATCCTCCAGTAATTAATTTTGGTGGTTATGTTAAAAGAGACCTAAACGCAGTTCCCTCTCTTCCTAGTACCTCTATTGAAAAAACCCCACAAGCATCCCAAGCTCTGGTTGCAGTTCCACCAATTAGCATGAATGCATTGGCTGTGGTTCCTTTTCATCGGAAATCTGGGCATCCAGAGTATGTACAGCGCCGGATCAGGAGACCTTTCTCTGTTCCAGAAGTAGAAGCATTGGTTCAAGCTGTTGAGAAACTCGGAACAGGAAG GTGGCGTGACGTTAAGTTGCGTGCTTTTGATGGTGCAAAACATCGAACTTATGTGGATTTGAAG GACAAGTGGAAAACATTGGTACACACAGCAAGAATCTCCGCCCAGCAAAGGAGGGGAGAGCCCGTTCCGCAGGAGCTTCTGGACAGAGTCCTAGCTGCCCATGCCTGCTGGTCTCAGCGGCGCGCCAAGCAACAGGTCAAAGCAGCAGTCTGA
- the LOC18773236 gene encoding scarecrow-like protein 9, with the protein MTMDRRLRAFSDSFNGVQLGNRVLPILSHPNIVARSQFDSNAFLDNNYKEFNYPQPVLTPNNVSSYASVSPEDDSQEDCDFSDVVLKYINQMLMEEDMEDKTCMLQESLELQAAEKSFYEVLGKKYPPSPELHQDYAIQYGESPGDSFSGTRSNYITSTCNSGGYFGDNTLIQSPDGHLAQLKGLPAYSISQSRYGSSTRVSSLDGQVDSPSSLHMPDLNTESQSVWQFKKGVEEASRFLPGETKLVVNLEANGLSAQAPKVGTNGEVVKVEKKDEGEYSPSGSRGRKNLYREDDDVEESRRSKQAAVSTESILRSELFDTVLLCSTGEGLERLESLREALQNGMSKSMPQNGQSKGSNGGKGRGKKQTGKKEVVDLRTLLISCAQAVAADDHRSANELLKKVRQHSSPFGDGTQRLAHCLADGLEARLAGTGSQICKALVSKRTSAADFLKAYHLYLAASPFKKISNFVSNKTIMNLAQNATRVHVIDFGILYGFQWPTLIQRISWRDGGPPRLRITGIEFPQPGFRPAERVEETGRRLAAYAEKFNVPFEYNAIAKNWDTIKLEELKIDRDEVLVVNFLYRGKNLLDESVAVDSPRDRVLDLIRRINPDLFIHGIVNGAFNAPFFVTRFREALFHFSSLFDMLETVVPREDRERMLIETEIFGREALNVIACEGWERVERPETYKQWQVRNLRAGFVQLPLDRGLVKRAGEKVRSGYHKDFVIDEDSRWLLQGWKGRTVYALSTWKPA; encoded by the coding sequence ATGACAATGGATCGTCGTCTTAGGGCTTTCTCTGATTCTTTCAATGGAGTCCAATTAGGGAACCGAGTTTTACCCATTCTTTCACATCCGAACATCGTGGCCCGATCCCAATTCGATAGTAATGCCTTCTTAGATAATAATTATAAGGAATTTAATTACCCTCAACCCGTTCTTACCCCAAATAATGTATCTTCATACGCAAGTGTGAGCCCTGAGGACGATTCTCAGGAAGATTGTGACTTTTCAGATGTAGTCTTGAAGTACATAAACCAGATGCTTATGGAAGAAGACATGGAGGACAAGACTTGCATGCTTCAAGAGTCTTTGGAACTTCAAGCGGCTGAGAAGTCATTCTATGAGGTCCTTGGAAAGAAATATCCCCCTTCTCCAGAGCTACACCAGGATTATGCCATTCAATATGGTGAGAGCCCAGGAGATAGTTTTTCTGGAACTAGGAGCAACTATATCACGAGTACTTGTAACAGTGGTGGCTATTTCGGTGACAATACCTTGATTCAAAGTCCAGATGGACATTTGGCTCAATTAAAGGGTCTTCCAGCTTATAGCATTTCTCAATCACGTTATGGCTCTTCAACTAGGGTCAGTAGCCTGGATGGGCAGGTGGACTCTCCTAGTAGTCTTCATATGCCAGATTTGAATACTGAGAGCCAATCTGTTTGGCAGTTCAAGAAGGGAGTTGAGGAGGCTAGTAGATTTCTTCCTGGTGAGACTAAGTTGGTTGTTAACCTGGAGGCAAATGGGCTGTCGGCTCAAGCGCCAAAGGTTGGGACCAATGGTGAAGTTGTCAAGGTGGAGAAAAAGGATGAAGGAGAATATTCTCCTAGTGGATCAAGGGGAAGGAAGAATCTGTATAGGGAGGATGACGATGTAGAGGAATCAAGGAGAAGCAAGCAAGCAGCTGTTTCTACTGAATCTATTCTGCGGTCGGAGCTGTTCGATACTGTATTGCTTTGTAGCACCGGGGAGGGTCTGGAGCGCTTGGAATCTCTTCGCGAGGCCTTGCAGAATGGAATGAGCAAAAGCATGCCACAGAATGGGCAATCCAAAGGATCAAATGGAGGGAAAGGTCGCGGTAAGAAACAAACTGGTAAAAAGGAGGTGGTGGATTTGAGAACCCTCCTAATCAGTTGTGCACAAGCAGTTGCAGCTGATGATCATAGAAGCGCAAATGAACTGCTAAAAAAGGTCAGACAGCATTCTTCTCCTTTTGGAGATGGGACTCAGAGACTTGCTCATTGCCTTGCTGATGGCCTTGAGGCACGCTTGGCTGGTACTGGTAGCCAGATTTGTAAAGCCCTTGTTAGCAAAAGAACCTCTGCTGCTGATTTCTTGAAAGCTTACCATCTATACCTTGCTGCATCCCCCTTTAAGAAGATATCTAATTTTGTTTCAAACAAGACAATAATGAATCTAGCACAAAATGCGACAAGGGTCCATGTCATAGATTTCGGTATCCTTTATGGTTTCCAATGGCCCACCCTTATTCAACGTATTTCCTGGAGGGATGGTGGACCTCCAAGGCTTCGGATTACTGGAATCGAATTTCCCCAACCAGGATTTCGGCCAGCTGAGCGAGTTGAGGAAACAGGACGTCGTTTGGCAGCTTATGCTGAGAAGTTTAACGTGCCATTTGAGTACAATGCTATTGCAAAGAACTGGGATACCATTAAACTTGAGGAACTCAAGATTGACAGGGATGAGGTTCTTGTTGTGAACTTTTTATATCGGGGCAAGAACTTGCTTGATGAAAGTGTGGCTGTGGACAGTCCAAGAGACAGGGTTCTTGATTTGATAAGGAGAATTAATCCAGACCTTTTCATCCATGGAATTGTTAACGGGGCGTTCAATGCCCCCTTCTTTGTTACCAGGTTCCGAGAGGcattgtttcatttttcttcactGTTTGATATGCTTGAAACTGTTGTACCCCGAGAGGACCGGGAGAGGATGTTAATTGAGACAGAGATCTTTGGCAGGGAGGCATTAAATGTTATAGCTTGTGAAGGATGGGAGCGGGTGGAAAGGCCAGAAACATACAAACAATGGCAAGTCCGTAACTTGAGGGCTGGGTTTGTGCAACTACCTTTAGACCGAGGGCTTGTGAAGAGGGCAGGTGAGAAAGTGAGATCTGGTTACCACAAGGATTTTGTCATTGATGAAGATAGCCGCTGGCTGTTGCAGGGATGGAAGGGACGAACTGTCTATGCCCTTTCTACTTGGAAACCTGCTTAA
- the LOC18774125 gene encoding UPF0161 protein At3g09310 yields the protein MAVVMLVNYHKPLAITVQSQSQNPSFNSRKINPNQSHAWRARRRPIINGLNGDTESDPTNPQDKEVDNLGVKAALCVLKFYKREISPLLLNSCRYVPTCSEYSMQAYKKYGFAKGSVLTAWRICRCNPLGGTGYDPPRWFEETSLPEEE from the exons ATGGCGGTTGTTATGTTGGTTAACTACCATAAACCTCTGGCTATAACTGTCCAATCTCAATCGCAAAACCCTAGCTTCAATTCCCGCAAAATTAACCCCAATCAATCCCATGCCTGGAGGGCTCGCCGTCGCCCCATAATCAATGGACTGAATGGAGACACAGAATCCGACCCGACCAATCCACaag ATAAGGAAGTGGACAATTTGGGAGTTAAAGCTGCATTATGTGTGCTCAAATTCTACAAAA GGGAAATCTCACCTCTCTTACTGAATAGTTGCCGGTATGTCCCAACCTGCAGTGAGTACTCAATGCAAGCTTACAAGAAATATGGATTTGCAAAAGGTTCAGTCTTGACAGCTTGGCGAATCTGTCGTTGTAATCCCCTTG GTGGCACTGGATATGATCCTCCACGATGGTTCGAAGAGACAAGTTTGCCTGAAGAAGAATAG
- the LOC18773013 gene encoding uncharacterized protein At5g02240, producing MATVAVAPRVPLVISNINCRFSNSRSVRQCHKCSWVAHPESSSLYFHYSTSFSASSVFVQRRVRKGFRSVRVITKAMADSGPSTVLVTGAGGRTGKIVYKKLREADQYVARGLVRTEESKESIGGADDIFIGDIRDANSILPAIQGIDALVILTSAVPKMKPGFDPTKGGRPEFYFDDGSYPEQVDWIGQKNQIDAAKAAGVKQIVLVGSMGGTDINNPLNSLGNGNILVWKRKAEQYLADSGVPYTIIRAGGLQDKEGGIRELLIGKDDELLKTETRTIARADVAEVCIQALQFEEAKFKAFDLASKPEGTGTPTKDFKALFSQITTRF from the exons ATGGCAACGGTGGCAGTGGCACCACGTGTCCCCTTGGTGATCTCAAATATTAATTGTAGATTTAGCAACAGTCGCAGCGTCCGTCAATGTCATAAATGTAGTTGGGTGGCACATCCAGAAAGTTCGAgcctttattttcattattcGACTTCATTTTCTGCTTCATCCGTGTTTGTCCAGAGAAGGGTGAGAAAGGGTTTTAGGAGTGTACGAGTGATCACAAAGGCGATGGCGGATTCGGGTCCAAGCACAGTCCTTGTCACTGGAGCTGGTGGTAGAACTG GTAAAATagtttataagaagttaaggGAGGCAGACCAGTATGTTGCTAGGGGTCTGGTTAGGACAgaagagagcaaagagagcATTGGTGGAGCAGATGATATTTTTATTGGAGATATAAGGGATGCCAACAGCATTCTACCTGCAATTCAAGGCATTGATGCTCTCGTTATCCTTACAAGTGCTGTGCCAAAGATGAAACCTGGATTTGATCCAACCAAAGGTGGGAGGCCTGAATTCTATTTTGACGATGGGTCATATCCTGAACAG GTTGATTGGATTGGACAGAAAAACCAAATAGATGCTG CTAAGGCTGCGGGAGTGAAGCAAATTGTGTTAGTTGGGTCTATGGGTGGAACAGATATTAATAATCCCCTCAATAGCTTGGGTAATGGGAATATATTG GTTTGGAAGAGGAAGGCTGAGCAGTATTTGGCTGACTCTGGTGTTCCATACACAATCATAAG GGCTGGAGGCTTGCAAGATAAAGAAGGCGGTATCCGTGAACTACTGATTGGAAAGGATGATGAGCTTCTGAAGACAGAAACAAGAACCATTGCCAGAGCTGATGTTGCAGAAGTCTGCATTCAG GCACTACAGTTCGAGGAGGCCAAGTTTAAAGCATTTGATTTGGCCTCAAAGCCTGAGGGAACTGGGACACCAACCAAGGATTTCAAGGCTCTATTTTCCCAGATCACTACTCGGTTCTGA